A region from the Saccharomonospora azurea NA-128 genome encodes:
- a CDS encoding site-specific integrase translates to MLETLYGELRRCRIRCSGKPFVEHKVEGEHNCEKAKCKPHECKPMASSTVRQIHAIISGVLNAAVRWDWIASNPAKVAQRPRQPAPQPNPPSPEQAARLVEKAFELDEAWGTLVWLVMTTGMRRGEVCALRWSRIDLDEGIVEVRSSYTTLKGVGREKDTKTHQMRRIALDTETTVLLREHKRRCQALFAELGAKWDEDSYVFAGMRGAITKPYPPDAVSNRYKKMATRLGIDTHIHALRHYSATELLTAGIDLRTVAGRLGHGGGGATTLRVYAAWVAAADRKAAEILGSRMPKRQV, encoded by the coding sequence ATGCTCGAAACGCTGTACGGCGAGCTACGTCGTTGCCGGATTCGCTGTAGTGGCAAGCCTTTCGTCGAGCACAAGGTGGAAGGCGAGCACAACTGCGAGAAGGCTAAGTGCAAGCCGCATGAGTGCAAGCCCATGGCGTCATCCACGGTTCGGCAGATTCACGCGATCATCAGCGGCGTGCTGAACGCGGCTGTTCGTTGGGACTGGATCGCCTCCAATCCCGCGAAGGTGGCGCAGCGGCCACGTCAGCCAGCGCCGCAGCCGAACCCGCCGTCGCCGGAGCAGGCCGCGCGGCTGGTGGAGAAGGCGTTCGAGCTGGACGAGGCATGGGGCACGCTTGTGTGGCTGGTGATGACCACGGGCATGCGCCGAGGTGAGGTCTGTGCGCTGCGCTGGTCCCGCATCGACCTGGACGAAGGCATAGTCGAGGTGCGCAGCAGCTACACGACGTTGAAGGGTGTCGGTAGGGAGAAGGACACGAAGACGCACCAGATGCGTCGGATCGCGCTCGACACGGAAACGACGGTTCTGCTGCGTGAGCACAAACGGCGCTGCCAAGCTTTGTTCGCGGAGCTGGGCGCGAAGTGGGATGAAGACTCGTACGTCTTCGCCGGCATGCGTGGCGCCATCACAAAGCCCTATCCGCCGGATGCGGTGTCGAACCGCTACAAGAAGATGGCCACCCGCCTCGGCATCGACACCCATATCCATGCCCTACGGCACTACTCGGCAACGGAACTGCTGACGGCGGGCATCGATCTGCGAACAGTGGCGGGCCGCCTCGGCCACGGCGGAGGCGGTGCGACGACGCTACGGGTGTATGCCGCGTGGGTTGCGGCGGCGGACCGAAAAGCGGCGGAGATTCTTGGATCGAGGATGCCAAAGCGTCAGGTTTAA